The genomic segment AATTATCATACTTGAAAATTGTTTGCACAAATAGCTTCAATTGAAACTAAAGCTACCAAGATCAACTAGCCAACATTAAGACCAGTGTTATCTAAACTCCGGCCAGAACATCCAATAATCATAACCCCACCACAAGGTCATAGTTCTGATGCATTAACAATAACcacagaaacaaaaacaaactgACACACATGGCAGATGATCTGTTTCTGCACTTTTAAGCAAAATCTTCAAAAAGTTTTCCTAAGTCAAACTTGCCATTGTTGCATTCAATAGCATTCACCACCTCTTGAAATGTTGAAGCAGTGCATGGAACCACTAGGCCATTCCTCTGAGCAAAGCCAAATTCATTGTAGGCCTTCTCCAGCAGCATCTTGAATAGAGGGTGGGAAAGGTAGCTGGTTGGGACCACATATCTCTGCCGTTCATCACCAACGTAAAGTGCTAAAAAACCAGTTGGGGTTACGCCAGACCCAGATTCCTTTTCCTCTTCATACCCCTTCAGCAAACATTCTTGGTAGAGAGTATCAGGCTCTGGCTCAGCGCCACCGACAGCCTTCACTTTCTTCGCTAGTTTCTTCAAAGATACCATCTTTTTCCCTAGCATTTTGCTTCAGATTAAACTTAACATCAAAGGGTTTTTTGAGAACGTTGAAGGGGATGTGCATATATTGAGCAAGTTAAAGATGGGAGATTTAGATTTATATGTAAGAGAGGTGATGAGAGACAAATGAGAGTACAATGGGGAATGTTGTCCTTTTGAAAAGTCCAATGTTCTATGTTTGAATAATAACGTTTTTGAGTGTGGAAACATATTCTCAAGTTTTTCAAGTTGTCTTGCTGACTTAATAATAGTTAAATTGAGAGACTAAATAAGATAACTTGGTAATAGAATATGGAAAAACACACCAGCAATGTGTGGCACACTACTACTTCAACCACTTTAAAGTTTAGTAGAGTAGCAGCATGACAATACAATTGGTGAGTCTAACGTCCACATTTGTTGGTTGTGAATTATTAGGTGGCAAAAGTGTACCTGTCATTGAAGTGGAGCATACCCATGTCTTGCTCcaggataaaaaaattattaaaaaatggtggcatttataattaaacatttgatattattcattaaaaattatgagACCACACTAATCCCGTGGGCGTGATTATTAGTGGTCCACTAATTAGAGTCATGGTGGCTTGAATCTCCAAATGGATTACGGTTTAATTTTGACTTCTTATATTCTCCTATAAGAAactatatatcaaataaaatctCAAGTTAGAGAAAGCCACAAAAAGGTGAGCCACGAAATGGGCAGAATTAATGTTTCTAGTACTGAATAGTGTTTTTAAGAGCCGTATCAAAATCTTAATTCTCCACCACTCTTTTGCTAGGAATGAAAGTTAAGAAATAGTATAATAATGGTTGGATATCCAAATTTAAGTTCAAGTATCACCTTCACTTAAGTTTTCAGTTTAAGTATcgtattaaaattaaatgatatataaaaaagattcgtcttaaaattttggattaaatAATAGTGTTAATTATTTATGTCGGATGAACGCATGACTTATTAATTATCTCCTTTTGGTGAATTTCatagaaagattttttttttttggattacaATGTATAGATATATAATGGAGTTCTTGGGAtactttacctcttatatacacatacaaaattttctaaatacaATAATATGCATATAATGGACCTTAAAGTTtgcactttaaaaaaaaatctatgaaGATTCTATTCCTACATAACAAAACTACCACAATGGTATATAAGCAAACAAATTACCAAGAGAAGTATACAACACATTGATCTATTAAGATACTAGAGCATAACACTAATCCTCCACTTATAGGCTAACGTCACAAAATTTGTCTCTATATTTATGTCTATAACTCTTCATCTTATTTAAATACCAATAACAATTTTCTTAAAGACCCTGGCATGAATGATGTTGCGTCCATGAGAGGTATCCACAAGTGCGAGTCTTCCTTAGTAGAAGCTGAAAACTACTTcgacaacaaaaacaaatcacTCTAAACCACAAAGTCTAGGTGATAGATTATAGATCCCTTTACAAATACCAAGTTATTCTTCTTAACTAAAAAATGTTCTATTAATCTCTCATCTTGTTACACCTTCTAATGTAAAACATCTCTATGGTAGATTTGATGTAAAGAGATTTATACTTGAGGAGGAAATTGTTACGATATTTGGGTGTGAGGACTCATCCGATGTATTATCCGCTTTGACAATTGAATTTTTGTCACAgttttgttcttaaaagataatttatatttaaatcatcATTGGTCTTGACTCTTAAACGATGTAAGATTATTAGATATATCGAAATTTTGAGataattgattttcattttaaagtAGTATTATCTGAATCTACGATTTTGAATCTATTATCTACATCTTTTTCTCGAAAGTCACAATGAATGGTAAgagtttaagaaatttaaaaaaaggttttaacaTGAGGTATGAATATACCAACAATGAataatgtgaaaataaaatttgagtttcaataaaataaaaatgtcaaagAGGTACTAAAAATGGAAGattcattaattcaaaataaatagaGAAGGAAGTTACAAAGAAAGTCATCATTCcctaaaaaagaagaaaccaCACTCATTTTGCACCGCTATGAAGGATCATGTAGAAAAACAGTTATATGTTGCAATTCTACAAAGAAcatggatgaagaaaaagacATGTGTCTTCACACATTGAAACCAAGTAACCATCGAAAGATATATAATAAAGCAGGAAGGTTGGTCTAAAAGAGGCCGATACATTGGTGTTAACCTCGAGcttcttctttgattttttGAGCTAttgacattaaatattttaaatttgttccgCAACTCCAATATTTGAGCTTTTGACATTTCATATATGAATTATCAATAGTTTTCTTTGCTTGTGAGTATTGGAGTCTTTCTTTGTTACCGTTTAGAGTTTTAATCATTGAATTTTgggaagtttttctttttccattttttccTTTCGATGGCAGACTTTAGTTGCCTTAAAGACTTGTGTCAGGCCTCGTTAAATACACCCAAACCCCACCTGTTTAATCTCATTTATTACACCTAAAATCCCgctcagaaccattaaaacgcactcacaaaCTCTCTACGCTAACGCCAAGTGTCAAAATGGAAGATTTGGAAGTCAGTAAGTGGAGTGCAGGTGTCAACAGAAGAGCGCACGACCGTTTGGTCGTGGGGCGAATGAAAATGATTTCTGAAAAACTTGCCCActctcttctgcatgcaccttctcctTTCCAAACTCTGACCTTccatttcctcctccttctctctagaaattttCCTTCTTTCTACTGTAACTCACTATTCTCTTCTCCGTTCATCATTCAGAGACCGTAGACTTATTCCCGGCGTCATAAGCTTCAATCTGGACCGAACAGTTCCAGATTCTaaaactggtaagtttctcgACCTTAACTGTTCGTTCTTGGGTTACATGcaaaaccaagttctggttgcatgcagggatatagtttaagttatttttgatatttttatgtgGATAGATTTAGTTGCAAGAGTTAAGTGACCTTGAGGGTATAAAGCTATAGACGGGCGAACCCAAAATCTTACGTTAGAACGTTTCACtcactgatccaggtaaggggagcttatttaatttaattgacatTTGTATGTTGTTTTACTGTATGAACGTCCGTTGTTTGGAggaatgaatatgatgcatgctGCCTGATGTATATATATGATGATGGTTAATATGTATGAATGTGAATATGAGTAATCATTTTGTAGTATGAATTATTAATGTGAAACtctataaagtatgtaaattgaTACTTGATATGAATTTATGAGGTATGAACTGATATGTTGAAAACTTGAGttgaaaatatatgaaattctgaatatgaaattctCATTATGATAAAgtacgttcgttatcgaacggtcctctaccgttcggtttgttcTAGTAAATTGTTTCAAAacggaattctttcatttggagggAATTCTAatcgaggacgagcgtcctcatgtggaacactatgtttgagcgttcgttcaagcatAGTTGTACCCGGATATCCGAAATAAAGTAATACATATATACACCCCCATACTTTAAGactagtagtgctcggtcttatacctagcgCTCGTAAtaaagtggcgctcggtcttacacctagcgtcCGTACTaattagtgttcggtcttatacctagcgCTCGTAATGAgcagtgctcggtcttataccggaCGCTCATACTTGTCTTTAATTATCAAGCTTGTTGagatagcgttcgtccaacttcagTAATATTTCCCTTTATCATGTTCGTTCATTTACTGGCATTGGATTTCCGTATGTGAACTAttctaaatataattcttaACCTCTTGACTAGTCTCCTTTACTCGATCTGGCCTAAAGGCCTCCATATTTGACTTATTCCTTAAGTATTCGTTTGAACTCAAGAGAGTTAGTTCATTCAACTGACTCACGTGGTAAATACCGTTCGTCATATATATTGCTCCATTTTACTCGGTTCATTTCGTAAATCCAAAAGTAACTCTCTTCGCCTTATTCTGTTCTGAACAAGAGAATCATCGATCTCTTTCttatcgttcgtcctcgttctgaagaggactgaacgttcgttattttatgtcCTTGTAACtgaggatgaaattgataatgaaGTGGAAGATTATAAAGGaagaacagtatatgagatgaataaatGATTGTGgtttttgaacgagcgttccagggaggaatgactcatgtattaatttggatttttgtaaagtatgactgtgggcatgctaatgctggcagttcatcctgatgttccgtgagtactcgtcctcacgtagatgagggtaggtcatgtgtgggaacgacaggaggtcctaatCCTTAGGGGTACTATggatagggttaacctcgggtggcagttgttgagtgtatcccagttactacatcacctggATGCACGAACGCCTATAGCTACATAGATTCATatagtccggacggtcagtctagtgTTAGTTTTCGTATCgttatatatatgttgaacTGTTCTTGTGGTATTGGaatgtttaatattatatgttaatgtgtgaattaaattacataagcttaccctgtgttttcttgtgttgtctcgtACTTGTACGTcggtcttgtcattgcaatgatcatccgtgtggatgtgagcagaaggagaagcaTTGTTGGAAGACGTGATTGAAGAGGAGAATCTGGTGGACGTTGAAGTTAAGGCCGAACCTTAGGTCGTTCGGTGGTATTAGATGTTGGTTGTTTTGTAAGCGATCGTTCGGTAattggttttgtaaaaccgttcgatCCTGACTCTTTCTTATTTCTGTAATATTGTAAATTAGCTCTGTACTTAACGCCGTTCAGCTTTTGAACGTTAAtattagtgtaagactgcagTGTTTATTACGAAATGtgattaattctattatatggtgattactgtatttttgagatgttacaactTGGCACAATTAGGAAATAAATTGTCAACTTCCTTATCGAACACAAAAAGGGAGTAACTTAGAAGGAACTGAACACTTTTGTTCTAACAATAAGTTCAAGGTGAAAAGAACATGAGAGCTCCAGAAATGAGACAATTTGTTGAATAAAACTTTGAAATGCTCTGAAAAATAAGTTCTTAAAATGTTTGTTAGTAAATGATCTAGAGGGATCATGTACTAGTTTAGAAAATAGTTTTCGAAATATTTTTGCGAGATTCTCAAATAGATTATGGGTTCTCAAATACatgtatattaataaaaaaagcatTGAAAcacttgatttttattttagttcatcCTAATTTAGTATGTccagtttttttaaaaaaactaaaatacaaatatgCAAATTTATTACGGACTATCCCTTTATCTCTcataagataaaagaaaacaaatattcatGAGTATTTTTGGTACAAATTCTAtgttgactagagataagatcaatttaaagtatatatttagATCTAAACCTTATCTTACAAATCcattttgtgaggttgagttagacttaaagttcactttttaacCTGATATCAAAATCATGAGTTAGATGTTTGTTGAACATATCATTTCATTCGTTATTGGGCCGTTATAAAACCACCAATAATATCAAGTCTCATATACAAGatataattgaatgattttcaAAGAGATTGTATTCTCATTTTATGACTATTATGTTATCAACATAAATTGCACTGAAAGAAACTAACCCGCATGCACGTAATACATTTTGTAACACCTTcactaatatataaattattattattgattaaaaattaatttttttttgtggaataaaattttctaagaaaaaaaacCATTAATCAtaacttcacttcattcatatatatatatatatgtcaataTTTTTTACACCTTTGTAATTTATAGTATATtacaagaatatatattttgtgcAATATCAAGAGTTCTACATCCGAAtaaatgattatatatgtaCTTAATCTCTCTtatgaatattaatataaattttccaTAAGTCAAGATTCTAAAGATTTCCCAAAAATTTTCCAAACAACTCTAGTTGAATAGGTTATCTTTCTAATCATACAATAGGtacatatgaaagaaaaaaaaatgaaaaaattaagtCTTGCCCTAAATATTAACCTTAATAAACCTAACATTCAATACAAACAATGGAGATCTAGCATTAACCTACCATTGAAAGACTAAAACTCATTTTATCATACATTATAGATCCATATTCAACATCTGATTAACGTTACTTGAGGAAATTATGAGGTTGAGTATttctcattaaaaatatttgtacaatcataattatttctttcttgaaaatatcaataatttattaccATAGTATGTGCCTTTCATCCTGTAATGTACCAAACTTTGATTTACAAAGACTTTTACAATTGTTTAATCTCTACACATTTGAAATCAAACTTAAGGCTCTTTCTCAATCTACATAATGTCGAacattttaaatgataaaaaaatgtgatgaaAATATGTCATTTTCTGTTAACTAATAATCTACATAtacaaaagtataaaaataataataaaacgtaattttgttttattcaagttcattgaataaaaaaaatctatttttactttatatatatacatatatatatatatatatatatatatatacatatatatatatatacacacatatatatatatatatatatacacacatatatatatatatatatatatattatttcaaatcataaaaaaatatgtttaaaataacacaaaataaaataaatcaaaataaaaattttaaataaataattaaatatgaattaaaatattataaacaaatatagtaaaaaaaatataaattaatacaaagAACCAATACATTactagaaataaattaaataaacaaaactaGTATGTGTAAGAGCCTGAAAAAGTTTAAGGCCATTGGGCCCTATATGGGGCAGTCATGCCCATCAGACTAAGGCCAACCTAACCTTAGGAAGGGCTCCTcagaatttttcattttctaagcTCTTCTCTCTCTAAGACTCTTTTCCCTAAACTCTTCTCTGCCTTCTTTCTTAATTTCCAGCTCTCTGAACCGTTCAATCTTGGGTTGGAAGGTGCTCAAACGTTCACCACACCGAAGGCTTCCTTTTGAATCGATCGTATTTTCGTATGGACCAGTAAGTCGTTTTTCCCTTCTCTTTCACTATCTTCGAACCTAGAGCATGCAACATTACTGGTTGTATGTTACTAGGGGGTTTCGTTTTCCTGTTTCTGCCAAAtcaagctctaagagctgttgcTGTCACCACTTtggtggtttgtagggtttgGATTGAGATCGCATGTGTGAGATACCAAAAAGGGGCATCCTTGTGAGCTTGGTAATACAactctgaggtaaggggagctagttataTTTTAGAAGCTGTATGATTGGcctgtttaatttattttgagtgGTTTACTGTTACACTATATTTTGGGGTGAGCATGTTTTAAATTGCACCTGTTGAATATGTGAAATTTGTGTAACCATGGTTTGATGATTTTGATTTGACTTGGATATATTTGTTGGTTGTACTTGCTTTGTTGGAGAGGCTTGGAGTATGTAATGTTGGTCATGTGGTTAGTAAGTAGGTGCATAGGTACTGTTTTAGGTTATTGGGAGGTATTGAAGTTAACTAATTTGAAGTATAGAACACCATAGGACAATTTGGATGACTTAGATAAATCAATTGTGACTTGTTGAGAGTATtgtgttggtaggatagaggaatcttaaaaacctgagttggcacatccctgatcatagagcagccctggtctgATCCAGTCAGTTGtaactagtcatatgtgctagcgTCGAAGGTGAgactgatgcgttcagacatttgattcttctccgatgACCAATTGGGTTAGTAAGGAGTGGTTGAGGTGGAAATCATGTGTTAGTCGCGTTAGAAGGGTAAATAGTTAAGGAAGTACTGTTTTGAGTCTTTTGAAAGGAACTAAGGTAGAGAATTTGAGCATAGGTAGTCCTGAGTACAATTGGGCAGTTTGGCTAGCTGGGATGAATAATTAGAACAGGTTAGGATCATAAAACTGAGTAAAGTCATGTTCAACATGGTAGAATTGAAATTGGTTTCTTGGGTTAATGAAAAATGGGAGTTTAAGTTAAAACTTGGGTATTGATCACTTTAAAATCATGTTAATAACGCTTGATAatcatctagacaagtttaattaggtaCAAAATATGAATTAGAAGTCttaaaagttggaagaaaggcctagAAGTGGTAAGGAGTGGGTGAGTGGGTAATTCTGCAAAATTTGCGTtatgcagattatgcagacccGCTAAGCGAATgttttcgcatagcgagtcctcACAGAGAGGTGCTCTCTATTTGagcattcgcacaacgagttggtgcgctgtgcgaaagACTAGAGAGGGTAGCTATCTGTTTGGTAAGTCGCGTAGCGAATGTAGTCGCTTTGCGACTGTTGCTAGCTTGAGAAATTAGCCAAATTAATTCAAATAGCGAATTTGGGGCGTATGCGAATTTTAGCTGTCCCCCTGTCAGGAAAATTCGCTCAACGCATCAAGggtggtgcgctatgcgaattttagcTGAAAAACACTCCCCTCGTTAGgaaaattcgctcagcgcaccaagggtggtgcgctgtgcgaatttttGATGTCTTGCCTTGCATCTTGGTGCATTGTGAGACCTGGTTCAATGAGTTTCATATTTTTCCACATCTGTTTGAgctgtttgatgttgtttgactgcCAGGATGTATGTATGTCCATATATTTGAATTGTGTGGCTTGAAATAATGTGACTGCAAATTGAAATGATGAAATTGAGTGTGAACTGGACATCTCAGGGTGAGATGATTGAAAGTGATGTGCGGGGTGTTAATGTTcttctgtataactgtatggagctttgaactggtatgtctatccctacactcaaagcactgttcatgctcaaatagagaagaacaatgtgagtggtgagagtagaggtaggtcctcgtctatagtcttagaatttagacatagacagatggggggatttaccttgcatagtgttggggagggctagctgaactatgcaagtgtaaagacgaccaatagttcgacagttataccaaTCTGGATGAGTCTTGTTGAGTGTTTGAGTCATGGTTTAAAGGGTATgctttaattattcttttatatgtaACTAAGCATGATGACATCGATTGATTGTATTATATGATTATTGCTtgtttatctagctcacccttgcttcttgTGGTGTGTTGCTtttgtatgttttcttttgcgatgatcatccacttggatgggagcagaaaTTGTTGAGGAGATACCTTTGGAGCAAGAACTAGAGGACACTGATGCTGCAGTGCAGTCTACTTAGGAATTTCCTATTTGAACGCTTGAAGTGTTGAATACTCTAAAcgatttaagtttaaaattatgtCTTCatatttggatgactgtaattccGTACTTAATTGCAAGTCAtactctaactgttctctttatttggaTGTTGACGCCTAAATTATATGGttatgattattatatatttgggatgtcacagtATGTAACTAAAgataaactaactaaagataaactAACggacataattataaataaataaacaaatgagAAGGTAaccaaaaagtaaattaaatttaataaataaatagaactaATGTGTACTAAagacaaatgaaataaaataaataaacaatactCGTATCTagagataaattaaattaaataaatacgataataattgaaaataaattaaataaaagtaactaaaataatatataattcaaaataactaAAAGCTAGTTAAagtacataaatattaaaattaatataaaaatattttaacctCGTTCCCTTCTTAACTTATTTATTGAACTATAGATACTTACAAggttaagattttttttcacaTCTCTTGCTCCAAATTTtatctcttcctctctctcctctctcatCTCTTACTTATTAgtcttttatcttctttttttctattttgttttctatattatttcttcttattaactagaaaattatttgaaaaaataattatttaatatatatatatatatatatatatatataataataataataataaatttttatttaaataatgtatttttatttgtttttgtttgcttcttattatttatttctattattattttcattttattttcaaataatttcatGCTAATGTTTGAACTTtatatgaaaaaacaaaatattttttaatttatgaatttaatcataacttaaaaaaaaattcctagCTCTTAtctttttaagtaaaattaaaataaataatatagttatttaaGATAGGGAACTCCATTCTTGGAATTCACTTGGGTATATGAAAGTGGTGATACATTTCTCTCATATTAGTTTCTAATATTTCCACATTGTATTATCTTCTTCTTGTTGACCCCACGATACCTTTATCATAATTGTGTCTTTTTTCCAAAGTTGTTTAATCTTCTAATCTCCAATCGTCACAAAAAGCACATCATACGGTTTTCTCATACATGTACCATAGGTGATACATTATCATTAACGTTATCAAATTATCACTAGACAAAGAcaattttagtattgttaatttagtAGTTAAGAAACTATGTATGGTTAAGTTAATCCTGAAAATCGATTTTCAATAATTGATTCATATAAAATCCTACACGAAAGGTTAATAAAACACAAtgcaaataataaaacataaaagtaaaaatctaagtaataaattaatatttaagattgatCTATATAAATGTGAATTTGATAACAataaatggaataaaaaattaataaaagactttAAAATCATTTCAGTAAAACAAACTAATTCTactactttttcaaaatacattcaTCATTAGTTATTTATAGATTAGGgttcaattgattttttttttggacatTCTTATTGTTAGAAGTCTCACATTAATTAGAGATAACGCCCATTTAGAGTATATATGCACTAGTgagaattggcctttaacgtcacctaGTAGACGTCAGACCACAAAATAatcaacgtaaattattgaccggtggcatgTTCATAAATAAGTTGGACAaatagacgtctgttaggaggggcactgccgtctataatattatagacgtcggtgcccctccTAATAGACGTCTATGTGTCTAATaggtagatgaaaagttctCTTTTTCCGCCATATAGACATCTGATCCTGccaccccgacgtctatatacgaTTATAGACGTTGgtgcccctcct from the Vigna angularis cultivar LongXiaoDou No.4 chromosome 3, ASM1680809v1, whole genome shotgun sequence genome contains:
- the LOC108319820 gene encoding auxin-responsive protein SAUR19; the protein is MLGKKMVSLKKLAKKVKAVGGAEPEPDTLYQECLLKGYEEEKESGSGVTPTGFLALYVGDERQRYVVPTSYLSHPLFKMLLEKAYNEFGFAQRNGLVVPCTASTFQEVVNAIECNNGKFDLGKLFEDFA